Genomic segment of Leptospira barantonii:
CTGTGGATCTTCTGACCGAGGATTCCTTAACCGGTGAGATGAAAGGCTCGATACTCGCAGAGGCTCTTCCGATTGAAATCTGATTTATCGTATTTGAATCATATCCAAGGTGAAATCGGGTTCTTAATTTCAAAATCGGAAAACTTCACTCAAGAACAATTTCTTGCCGATGAAGTAATGAAAAGAGCTTTTGCGAGAAGCATTGAGATTATTGGAGAAGCCGCAAACAAACTTTCCGATCCGTTGAAAAAGAAATATCCGACGGTGGAATGGAAAAAATTATCGGCTACGCGTAATAAACTGATTCACGGATACTTTGTCGTAGATTACGAAATCGTTTGGGACTTGGTAAAAAATAAGATTCCGAATTTAGACTTGCAAATCTC
This window contains:
- a CDS encoding HepT-like ribonuclease domain-containing protein; translation: MKSDLSYLNHIQGEIGFLISKSENFTQEQFLADEVMKRAFARSIEIIGEAANKLSDPLKKKYPTVEWKKLSATRNKLIHGYFVVDYEIVWDLVKNKIPNLDLQISTILEREKTMFD